A genomic region of Miscanthus floridulus cultivar M001 chromosome 3, ASM1932011v1, whole genome shotgun sequence contains the following coding sequences:
- the LOC136545928 gene encoding cyclin-D3-2-like, whose translation MAAFAALFDPLYCPEEHLDLYHEEPGEGADEQWPYEHGQQQQQPAALDDELPALFEALRAKEGVVLAGEGEEDGYGGAAGREAAVGWASRAVARLGFSALTAALAAAYLDRCFLPGGALRLGDQPWMARLAAVACVALAAKVEETRVPLLPDLQLCAAASSDADAADPYVFEAKTVRRMELLVLSALGWRMHPVTPFSYLQPVLADAAMRLRNCESVLLAVMDDWRWPRHRPSAWAAAALLTTAGGDDGDTELLALINAPEDETAECAKIITEVTGMSFLACDVGLSTRNKRKHAAARMYSPPPSPSGVIGALFCFSCESSTSTTTTAAGVGPSWAPSAPVSVSSSPEPSGRAPKRAAAAGVAVPVPHPLPPDEESRDAWPSTCAA comes from the exons ATGGCAGCTTTCGCCGCGCTGTTCGACCCCCTCTACTGCCCGGAGGAGCACCTCGATCTGTACCACGAAGAACCCGGCGAGGGTGCTGACGAGCAGTGGCCGTACGAGCacggacagcagcagcagcaaccggcGGCTCTTGACGACGAGCTGCCGGCGCTGTTCGAGGCGCTCCGGGCCAAGGAGGGGGTGGTGCTGGCGGGCGAGGGGGAGGAGGACGGGTACGGCGGCGCGGCGGGCCGGGAGGCCGCGGTCGGCTGGGCGTCACGCgccgtggctcggctcggcttcTCCGCGCTCACCGCCGCGCTCGCCGCTGCCTACCTCGACCGCTGCTTCCTCCCCGGGGGCGCGCTCCGGCTCGGCGACCAGCCCTGGATGGCGCGCCTCGCAGCCGTCGCCTGCGTCGCGCTCGCCGCCAAGGTCGAGGAGACGCGCGTGCCGCTGCTCCCCGACCTCCAGCTCTGCGCCGCCGCCAgctccgacgccgacgccgcggaCCCGTACGTGTTCGAGGCCAAGACGGTGCGCCGGATGGAGCTGCTCGTGCTCTCCGCGCTTGGGTGGCGGATGCACCCTGTCACGCCCTTCTCCTACCTCCAGCCCGTCCTCGCCGACGCTGCGATGCGCCTGCGCAACTGCGAGAGCGTCCTGCTCGCGGTCATGGACG ATTGGAGGTGGCCTCGGCACCGACCTTCGGCGTGGGCCGCCGCCGCGTTGCTGACCACAgccggcggcgacgacggcgacaCGGAGCTCCTGGCGCTCATCAATGCCCCCGAG GACGAGACCGCGGAGTGCGCCAAGATCATCACCGAGGTGACGGGCATGAGCTTCCTCGCCTGCGATGTCGGCTTGAGCACCAGGAATAAGCGCAAGCACGCGGCGGCGCGGATGTActcgccgccgccgagcccgAGCGGCGTGATCGGCGCGCTGTTCTGCTTCAGCTGCGAGAGCTCGACGTCCACCACTACTACGGCTGCGGGGGTCGGCCCGTCGTGGGCACCGTCGGCGCCCGTGTCCGTGTCGTCCTCCCCGGAGCCCTCCGGTCGGGCCCCCAAGCGCGCTGCAGCGGCGGGGGTCGCGGTCCCGGTCCCGCACCCGCTTCCCCCCGACGAGGAGAGCCGCGACGCCTGGCCGTCCACCTGTGCCGCGTGA